The genomic interval GCTTGTGCACGTCGAACACGCGGGCCTGCGTGGACTGCGCGGCGACGTCGTCGTGTGTCTCCACCTTCACCTCGCCAATCACCACGAGGAACTTGTCGAAGCGCACCGACCAGCCGTCGGTGAAGCCCGCCTTGTCGCCTTCGGCCGCGGGGATGCCCTTCTCGATGAAGTCCTCGCCGTACGTGGTGAACGTCACGGTGCCCGTTCCATCACTGCAGGCGACGAGTCCCAGGCACGACAAACCCAGCATCCAGTTCTTCATTGCGCGGCTCCTTCTTCCCACGTCACCACGTAGGCGGTTGTGTCTTCCACGCCGCGCAGCAGGGCGTTGCGTGCCTGGCTGTCGGCGGGGAAGGTGTAAGTGCCATCCGCGTCCGGGTCGGTCGCGGTGGCGAAGTCGATGCGGTCCATCCACTTCCTCAGGTCCACGGAGATGCGTACCCGGCCCGCTTCCTTCCCGAGAGACTTCTCGAAGCGAACGCCGGCCACGGGCTTGGGCAGGTCCACCTCCACGTCGAAGCGCACCTGGCCCTTGTCCACGTGGGCCGCCGTGCCCGTCAGGCGCACCGCGTGGCCCTTCAGCACACCCCGCGCGTCCGTGGCCGAGGTGGGCGCGGGCAGCGTGAGTTCGAGCGAGCCGTATTCGCCGGTGACCGCGCTCGCGGTGCCCAGCGTCATGACGCCACCCAGGAGGTTCACGGTGTGCGTCTCGAGCAGTTCTCCCAACGCGTCGCCTGGGATGTAGTGGCCGGGGTGCGCGTGCGCCGTGCCTCCGATGAGCGAGTACAGGTTGAGGCGCGAGGGCCGGCTCGACAGCAGCACTCGGCCCTCGAAGAAGCGCACCGGGCCCAGGGAGACATGCGCGGTGTCGAGGGTGACTTTCCAGCCACGTTCATTGGGTTGCTGTGACAGCGCGATGGCTGTTGTCTCCACGTTGAAGGTGCGGCGCTCCGCTTCGCTGCCACAGCCCAGCGAGAGGGTCGACGCGGCGGCGAGCGCCACCGCGCCCTTCAGGATGCCTCTGCGATTCATAGGTGGACCTCCAGGGTGAGCGAGGCCGTCCTTGGCGACCCCGCGGTGAAATGTCTGGCCGGCACGAGGCTGGCGGGGGCGTTCGGGTCGAAGCGCGAGCTGTAGACGAACTCGCCATCCCTCCAGCGCGAGTCGAGGAGGTTCATCACCTCCAGCCGCAGGCCCAGCTCGCCTCGACGCACCGCCACGTCCACGTCGGTGAGGAACACCGTGCGGCTTCTCTCGTCGAAGGGCAGCGGGCGCGGGCCGATGAACGTCAGCCCCGTTCCGAGGGAGAGGGTGGTCTTCTCTCCACTCAGCCAGGACCACTCGAGCGGGCGCTCCCAGCCGAGCTCCGCTCTCGCGACGAGCGGGGCGAAGTAGGGGAGCATCGTGTCCGTGGCCTTCACGTAGGCGTGTGCCACGGTGCCACTCAGCGCGGCGACCAGTCCGGGGATGGGGCGCGTTTGAAGTGACGCGGTGAGCCCGGTGCGCAGTGTCTCGCCCGTGTACACAGTGGTGCCCACGGTGTGGTCGAAGAAGAAGTCGTTCTCGACTTGCGAGCCGAAGAGGCTGAGCTGGAGGGCCCAGTGCGCGCCGTCTCTCCTCGCGCCGAGCTCCGCGCCGTGGACGGAGACGAAGGGAGCCCGTTCTCCTTCGGAGAGGCTGCGTGCCTGGGGGGAGCGGAAGCCGTCGCCGTAGCTGGCGAAGAGGCGCCAGGTGTCGGGTTCGTCCGACAGGGCGTACTCGAGGCCGGCCTTGGCGCCCAGGTGCACGCCGAAGGCGCTGCGTGAGTAGCCTTGTCCGTCGTAGAAGCGCGGGTCTCGGAAGGCGAGGGCGTCGAAGACCTCCACACCCAGGCCGTCCGCGCGTCCTCCCAAGCGGAGGGACCAGCGGCCGAGCGACATCTGGCCTTCGCCCCAGCCCCAGACGTTGGTCTGGGTGAAGCGCGCGTCGACCTCGTCGGAGAAGAAGGTGCCGTCGGATTCCCGGTAGCGCCGCTGGGTCTGCTCGACGCCGTCGCGTCTCGCGCCGAGGCCGAGCTCCAGTGTCACCGGGCGGCCGAACGCCGTCACGCTCCGGCGATGCTCTGCTCGGGCTCCCAGCACCGTGGCGTCATGGGTCTGCTCGAGGCCATCGCCTCGCGGGTCGACTCGAAAGCCGGTGAAGTTGTTGCGCAGCCGGAGGTCGGAGAGGACGCCGAAGAGTTCGAGCTTCGTGCGCCCCTTGCCCGTGCGCGGGAGCTCCACTCCGAGCAGGAGTTGGTGGCGGGAGACCGTTCCTCCCTGGCGTGGCGCGGAGGCGGAGAAGAAGTCGCTGGTTCCCGCGAACAGGTTGTCCTCGCGCACCACTCCGGGGGAGTCGAAGCGCG from Myxococcus stipitatus carries:
- a CDS encoding TonB-dependent receptor domain-containing protein; this encodes MGEASTSPQEAQRTSEHARSGTASAHAPIASTGEAPTSPQETQRPPEHSRSASAPTPIHSTGEAPTSQPAQQTPSSLTASAVPGPTQSVPQEATHPEASTASVTPEADSPESTSQSTGGTVVRGTRTARSASEVTLGRDILDAAPRSGAVDLLRAVPGLVASQHSGEGKAHQLFLRGFDALHGQDVELDVAGLPVNEVSHIHALGYADLNFVIPEVVQSIEVTEGSYRAAQGDFAVAGTMRLDLGVNEQGVHIAGTLGQYRQRRLVATVRPGDEPGTFAAVELGEGKGFGAQRGYGRAALLAQVITKLGDGFTVRALGGSYVTRFDSPGVVREDNLFAGTSDFFSASAPRQGGTVSRHQLLLGVELPRTGKGRTKLELFGVLSDLRLRNNFTGFRVDPRGDGLEQTHDATVLGARAEHRRSVTAFGRPVTLELGLGARRDGVEQTQRRYRESDGTFFSDEVDARFTQTNVWGWGEGQMSLGRWSLRLGGRADGLGVEVFDALAFRDPRFYDGQGYSRSAFGVHLGAKAGLEYALSDEPDTWRLFASYGDGFRSPQARSLSEGERAPFVSVHGAELGARRDGAHWALQLSLFGSQVENDFFFDHTVGTTVYTGETLRTGLTASLQTRPIPGLVAALSGTVAHAYVKATDTMLPYFAPLVARAELGWERPLEWSWLSGEKTTLSLGTGLTFIGPRPLPFDERSRTVFLTDVDVAVRRGELGLRLEVMNLLDSRWRDGEFVYSSRFDPNAPASLVPARHFTAGSPRTASLTLEVHL